From one Candidatus Aminicenantes bacterium genomic stretch:
- the hslU gene encoding ATP-dependent protease ATPase subunit HslU has product MSESVLNKGDELTPKEIVKELDKYIIGQKNAKKSVSIALRNRFRRQKLPADIADDIIPKNILMIGPTGVGKTEIARRLAKLTRSPFLKVEASKFTEVGYVGRDVESIVRDLVRIAVDLVKAEKMVENKEKARRNTEEKILSILLPPKPAKETTDPGAAGEADSFQESREKLRKLLRLDKLNDRVIEVEVKSNSFTPFEIFSASGVEEIGIQISEMMPNLMGARGPKRRKMPLGEAFDYMMMEEQNRLLDMDQVSKTAITRTEQMGIVFLDEIDKIAGRESGGHGPMVSREGVQRDLLPIIEGTTVNTKYGMVKTDHVLFIGAGAFHVAKPADMIPELQGRFPIRVELESLSKDDFVRILTEPKNALVKQYQNLLSTEGLDIQFSADAIEEIATMAVEINTSSENIGARRLHTIMEKVMEDISYEASDLDNGQVKIDRAYVDNKIKDIIKDGDLSKYIL; this is encoded by the coding sequence ATGAGCGAATCGGTCCTCAATAAGGGCGATGAACTGACCCCAAAGGAGATCGTCAAGGAGCTCGATAAGTACATCATCGGCCAGAAAAACGCCAAGAAGTCGGTGAGTATCGCCCTGCGCAACCGCTTCCGCCGCCAGAAACTGCCGGCCGACATCGCCGATGACATCATCCCCAAGAACATCCTGATGATCGGGCCCACCGGCGTCGGCAAAACCGAGATCGCCCGCCGGCTGGCCAAACTGACCCGTTCGCCCTTCCTCAAGGTCGAAGCCTCCAAGTTCACCGAGGTCGGCTACGTGGGCCGCGACGTGGAATCGATCGTCCGCGACCTGGTGCGCATCGCCGTGGACCTGGTCAAGGCCGAAAAGATGGTGGAAAACAAGGAAAAAGCCAGGCGCAATACCGAGGAAAAAATCCTCTCCATCCTGCTGCCGCCGAAACCCGCCAAGGAGACGACCGACCCCGGCGCCGCCGGCGAAGCGGACAGCTTCCAGGAAAGCCGGGAAAAACTGCGCAAGCTCCTGCGCCTGGATAAGCTGAACGACCGCGTCATCGAGGTCGAGGTCAAGTCAAATTCCTTCACCCCTTTCGAAATATTTTCGGCGTCGGGCGTCGAAGAGATCGGCATCCAGATCAGCGAAATGATGCCCAATTTGATGGGCGCGCGCGGCCCCAAACGGCGCAAGATGCCTCTCGGCGAGGCCTTCGATTACATGATGATGGAGGAGCAGAACCGGCTGCTGGACATGGATCAGGTGTCCAAGACAGCCATCACCCGCACCGAGCAGATGGGCATCGTCTTTTTGGATGAGATCGACAAGATCGCCGGCCGCGAAAGCGGCGGCCACGGTCCCATGGTCTCGCGCGAGGGGGTGCAGCGCGACCTGCTGCCGATCATCGAGGGGACCACGGTCAACACCAAGTACGGCATGGTCAAGACCGACCACGTCCTGTTCATCGGCGCTGGCGCTTTCCACGTGGCCAAGCCGGCCGACATGATCCCCGAGCTGCAGGGACGCTTCCCGATCCGCGTCGAGCTCGAATCGCTGAGCAAGGACGATTTCGTCCGCATCCTCACCGAGCCCAAGAACGCGCTGGTCAAGCAATACCAGAACCTGCTGAGCACCGAAGGACTGGACATCCAGTTCAGCGCCGACGCCATCGAGGAAATCGCCACCATGGCGGTTGAAATCAACACCTCCTCGGAAAACATCGGCGCCCGCCGCCTGCACACCATCATGGAGAAAGTCATGGAGGATATCTCCTACGAAGCCTCCGACCTGGACAATGGCCAGGTGAAGATCGACCGTGCCTATGTCGATAATAAAATAAAGGACATCATCAAGGATGGCGATCTGAGCAAGTACATCCTTTAA
- a CDS encoding DUF362 domain-containing protein, whose product MAGTENTSTPRTKVALIECPSYDPELVLQALRQGVGLLGGIGRFVAANEKVMLKPNCLSGAEPHKNVTTHPAVLKAMGLLCQESGAKVSFGDSPGFGSPAAALAKAGLTAAAREIGMAQADFTTAVQVGFNEAMITKQLVLAKAALETDGIISLAKMKTHGFMRITGAVKNQFGCVPGMRKAEFHVKMPRAEHFAAMLVDITRFLKPRLYVLDGIVAMEGNGPGSGTARPMKVLLLASDPVALDAVFCRLVHMPATYVPTMKPAALSGLGRYQDDEIEICGDEISPLECPDFKVVRQPAATMDSSFPYYLKKWVTPRPFIDTALCKNCGVCTDVCPVEPKAVQKKPGAADSKPAYDYPRCIRCYCCQEMCPHGAITIRRPLLSRLIHH is encoded by the coding sequence ATGGCCGGCACTGAAAATACGTCAACGCCAAGAACCAAAGTCGCCCTGATCGAATGCCCGAGCTACGATCCGGAACTGGTTTTGCAAGCTCTACGCCAGGGCGTCGGACTTCTGGGCGGTATCGGCCGTTTCGTTGCCGCGAATGAAAAGGTCATGCTCAAACCGAATTGCCTGTCAGGGGCCGAGCCGCATAAAAACGTCACCACCCACCCAGCCGTGCTCAAAGCCATGGGTCTCCTGTGCCAGGAAAGCGGAGCCAAGGTCAGTTTCGGCGATTCCCCGGGCTTCGGCAGTCCGGCGGCAGCGCTGGCCAAAGCTGGATTGACCGCGGCGGCCAGGGAAATCGGCATGGCGCAAGCCGATTTCACCACCGCCGTACAGGTCGGCTTCAATGAAGCCATGATCACCAAGCAGCTGGTCCTGGCCAAAGCCGCGTTGGAAACCGACGGCATCATCAGCCTGGCCAAGATGAAAACCCACGGGTTCATGCGCATCACCGGCGCGGTCAAGAACCAGTTCGGCTGCGTTCCCGGCATGCGCAAGGCCGAGTTTCATGTCAAGATGCCAAGGGCCGAGCACTTTGCGGCCATGCTGGTTGACATCACCCGCTTCCTCAAGCCCCGTCTCTACGTCTTGGACGGCATCGTGGCCATGGAGGGCAACGGCCCGGGTTCGGGAACGGCGCGGCCCATGAAGGTCCTTCTCCTTGCAAGCGACCCGGTCGCCCTGGATGCCGTTTTCTGCCGGCTGGTCCACATGCCGGCGACCTATGTTCCGACCATGAAGCCCGCCGCCCTAAGCGGCCTGGGCCGGTATCAGGATGACGAGATTGAAATCTGCGGCGATGAGATCTCTCCGCTGGAATGCCCGGATTTCAAGGTTGTCCGCCAGCCGGCCGCGACCATGGACAGCTCTTTCCCCTATTACCTGAAAAAATGGGTTACGCCGCGGCCCTTCATCGATACCGCTCTTTGTAAAAATTGCGGCGTCTGCACGGACGTGTGCCCGGTGGAACCGAAGGCGGTCCAGAAAAAACCGGGCGCTGCGGATTCAAAGCCGGCTTACGATTATCCGCGCTGCATCCGCTGCTATTGCTGCCAGGAGATGTGCCCGCATGGAGCGATCACCATCCGGCGGCCGCTGTTGAGCCGACTCATTCACCACTGA